The sequence TTACGACAGCTCCCCCTCAGGAACAGCTGACTCTCTTTGAGAAGGTCTCAGACCTTCTCGTGAAGAATCACCTCCACCCTATCAGTGTGCACACTCCAAACGGAATCATCCCCGTGGCCGTTCTTCTTCTGGTCCTGGGTATGTTAGCCAGCTCCCAGGGTCTTGCTAATGCAGCCTATTATAACATGATAGCTGTGCTTTTGAGTATGCCCCTGGTAATATTCACAGGCTATGTCACCTGGCAGAAAAAATATAAGGGGGCAAAGACATCTGTTTTTAAAATCAAGATTGCAGCAAGCGTTGTCGCCACCGTTATTCTGTTTGGTCTTGTTATCTGGAAAACAATAGAGCCGGATGTTCTTATTACCCCATCCCTGGACCGTTGGCTCTTTCTGATCTGGTCAAGTTTTATGCTTGCAGCCGTTGGTCTTGCCGGACACCTCGGTGGACAGCTTGTCTTTGCCGGCAAAAGATAAATTCCTGTTGCTGCTACTCTCAGGTCACTGATACTCCCTCATTCATGGCAACATGAATGGGGGAACAGACCCGACATATACACCCCAAAGGATGCCCGATGGAAACTCTCCAGGACATCATGACAACCCCGGTTCTCACCATCACCCCGGACGCTTCCGTAAGCCACGCTCTTGGAATATTTACAGACCGGGCATTGATTCAGATCCGGCGGGTAGAATGATTGACTATGCCTGGTCCATGCACAAGGTCATGAGCAGTCCCCCCCCTCACCGCTTCCGTTGACATAGATTACCGGAGGCATATCCAATATGAGGAGGATTCACGAACTCTCCGGATTGAATTCATGAAGATGCAAAAATCCTTGCAGGCCACCGGAAAACGCGTAGCGGCCATTTTTGAAGAGAGAGACGCAGCGCGGGAAAGGGAGGACCATCTAGCGGATTACTGCCAGGATCAACTGCATTAAACATATCCTGGCCAATATGAACTATGAAGGAAAACTTCCAGCAAAAAAACTTATTTCAGATCCCAAAATTGTTGTTTCAGGAATTGATAAGCTGCGTCATATGGAAGAACATTTGATGTCTCCAAAAAAAACTGCATGGTTAGGGACCGACATCAGCCAAAACGACCGGTGATATAATCCTCAGTCAGCCTGTGACGGGGATTGGTAAAAACTCTGTCAGTATTGCCGACCTCAATCAGATCACCAAGATGAAAATAGGCTGTCCGTTGGGAAACCCGGGCAGCCTGCTGCATATTATGGGTAACAATCACAATGGTGTATTGCTCCTGAAGCTCGGCAATAAGATCCTCAATCGTCGCAGTAGCTATTGGATCGAGTGCTGAACAGGGTTCATCCATAAGGATCACTTCGGGTCGTACGGCAATGGCCCGTGCAATGCAGAGCCGCTGCTGCTGACCTCCGGAAAGGCCGGTTCCCGGCTGATCAAGCCTGTCACTCACCTCTTTCCACAACCCTGCTTTCTTCAAAGAACTCTCAACCACCTCGTCAAGTTCAACGCGTGTTGTTGCAAGACCATGAATCTTGGGACCATAGGCAACATTATCATAAATTGATTTCGGGAAGGGATTTGGTTTCTGGAAAACCATCCCCACCTGGGCACGCAGGGGAACCACATCCACCGCCTTGTCATAAATATCCAGTTCATCGAGAATTATTTTCCCCTCAACCCGGCAGCTGTCCACGGTATCGTTCATCCTGTTCAGACAACGAAGAAAAGTCGACTTGCCACAGCCGGAAGGGCCAATCATGGCAAGCACCTCATTACGGCCGACATCAATGGAAACGTCACGGATGGCGTGCTTTTCACCATAATAGACATTGACGTCACGGCAGGTCATGCGCGCATCATCGACAAATTGCTGGCCGACGGTTGTTCGATTTTCCCGCTCAATCTTCTCCATTTCAGCAACACCTTCCTGAGCCATACTTTCAGCCCCTGAATAAGGGACATTGCCAATATTAAACGCTGCACTCATTGCTTCCATATTCATCCCCAAACACCGGGGCAATTCTGCCCCGGCTGTTTATCAAAAAAAACCTTCTTATTTGCTTAAAACAAGGTCTTTAGAAGATTTGATATCAGAAGCAAACTGCTTACGCTCATCTTCCGGCATTGGAATAAGCCCTTTATCAGCAAGATATCCTTCTTCCCCCCAGGCCTTGTCACTGGAGAACTCTCCAAGAAATTCAGCCATACCTGGAACAACACCCATATGAGATTTCTTCACATAGAAGTACAAAGGACGGGAGACCGCATAGTTACCTGCTGCAATATTCTCGAAGGTCGGCTCTTCGCCATCAACAATGGAACCCTGAATTTTATCACCATTCTGATCAAGAAAACTGAATCCGAATATACCAATTGCCTTGGGATTTGCTTCAAGTTTTTGTACGATCAGATTGTCATTTTCTCCAGCTTCCACATACCCACCATCTTCACGTACGGTGTGACAGACTGCCTTATAGTGCTTTGAATCTGTTTTCTTCAGAGCCGCTATCCAGTCAATCTTCTTGCAACCGCCTTCCATGGCAAGCTCAACAAAGGCATCACGGGTACCGGATGTGGGAGGAGGACCCAGGACTTCGATTTTGGTGTCAGGCAGGGAAGCATTTACCTCTTTCCAGGTCATATAGGGGTTGGCAACCAGCGTTTCACCACCCTTTGGATCTGGAACATCTTTTGCGAGAGCAAGGAAAATATCCTTTTTACTGAGTTTCATCTGCTCTGCCGTTTTGGCGTTTGCCAACACAATTCCGTCATAGCCGATTTTCACTTCAATAATTTCTTTGACCCCATTCTGCTGACACTTCTCATACTCGGAAAACTTGATTCTCCGCGATGCATTGGTAATATCCGGAGTCTCGATACCGGAACCGGCGCAAAAAAGCTTCATACCTCCACCAGAACCGGTCGACTCGATTTTCGGGGTTTTAAATTTTGTGGTCTTCCCAAACTGCTCCGCTACGGTGGTGGAAAAGGGGTAGACCGTTGATGAACCAACGATTGAGATATAATCACGACCTGCAGCTGCCTGCACATTTGAGACAGCGGTAACAGCAAACAGAGATGCTGCTGTAAAAATAATTCCTTTCTTCAACATTACTTTTCTCCTTTTGAAAAATATACGATTAACTACAAAATTTCATTCATATCCTCTTGTATGACCTACAGGGCACCATATCCGCCAATTGTTAGGTTAGGATTACGATCCTATTAGAGGAGCATTACAACTCAACAACTACCAGCGACGTTCGAATTTCTTTCGAAGGAAAACTGCCACTGCATTCATGGAAATAAGAAAGGCAAGCAGAACCATAATGGCAGCGGAAGTGCGCTCCACAAAGGCACGTTCCGGTGAGTCAGCCCAGAGATAAATCTGTACAGGAAGCACGGTGGAGGGATCGGTTACCGCCCCTGGTACGTCCACAATAAAGGCTACCATCCCAATCATCAGAAGGGGTGCGGTTTCCCCCAGTGCCTGGGCCATTCCTATGATAGTTCCGGTCATCATTCCAGGCAGGGCAAGGGGCAGGATATGGTGTGTTATGGCCTGCATCTTCGAGGCACCGACACCGAGTGCCGCCTCACGAATGGAAGGGGGAACCGATTTCAGGGAAGCCCTTGAAGCGATGATAATGGTGGGCAGGGTCATCAAAGTAAGAACCAGACCACCAACCAGAGGAGCGGAGCGGGGCATTCCGAATACATTTAAAAATACCGCCAGCCCAAGCAGGCCAAAAACAATGGAGGGAACAGCGGCCAGATTGTTGATGTTCACCTCGATAAGATCTGTCCACCTGTTACGGGGAGCAAACTCTTCAAGATAGACAGCGGTGGCCACACCTATTGGAAAGGCAAGCAGCAGGGTGACTGCAAGTGTAAAAAAGGAGCCCACTGCAGCTCCTCGAATTCCGGCAAGTTCAGGCTCCCTGGAATCTCCTGCAGAAAAAAAAGTGGTATTAAACTTCTTCTCAAGACGTCCCCCAGCTACAAGCTGATCTATCCAGTACACCTGTTTATCATTGAGCCGCCGGTCACTTTCGGGAACATCCCGGGAAATATAGCCCTTGAGAAACATATCCACTTCATCATCGGCGGGTAGCCAGACCTTCTGTGTGGAACCGATGATAGCAGTATCCTTCATCACCATTTTCTGCAGGACATAGGAGGCACCAGTACTTGCAAGTTTATGGAGATTTCGTGTATCACTACGGCCTTTCACATCGGGGAAAAGGCCTTTCATTGAATTTTTTACCAGCGCTCCATAATTTGCAGAGGAGAGATTGTCCACATCAAACTGCTCTGTATCAAAATGGATATCGAGAAGGATCTCGGCCTGCTGAAAAGCAGACCACCCGTTTGCTCCAATGGATACAAAAAGCAGCCCAAGAAAACTGATACTCGCAATAATCGCCCCAAGTCCAAAGAGCCGAAATCGCTTTTCCCGCCTATATCTTCTGGCAAGCCCGACATTGACCCTATCCATGGTGGATTCTTTTCTTTCTACCTGCATCTTTCTACTCCTTCCAAAGCCTTATCCAGAAACCCCTGGCATAGATCATTCATATTCTTCCCGATATTTTCGTACCACGTAGAGGGCAATGACATTCAGGATTAGAGTCACGATAAAAAGCAGTAACCCAAGAGCGAAGGCAACCAGTGTTTTGGGGCTATCAAATTCCTGATCACCCACCAGTAAAGTCACAATCTGTACCGTCACCGTGGTTACCGCCTGCAGTGGATTTGCAGTAAGATTAGCTGAAAGGCCAGCTGCCATCACCACAATCATGGTTTCACCAATTGCCCTTGATGCCGCCAGCAGTACTCCACCCACGATCCCAGGGAGAGCCGCAGGAATAATAACGTTCATGATGGTTTCGCTCTTCGTCGCTCCCAATCCATAAGACCCGTCCCGCATGGCCTGAGGGACAGCATTGATCACATCGTCGGAAAGCGAAGAGACAAATGGGATGATCATAATACCCATTACAAGACCTGCGGCGAGTGCACTTTCAGAAGAAACATTGAGACCTAGCATCTCTCCGCTGTTACGAACAAAGGGAGCAACCACCAGGGCTGCAAAAAAACCATAGACTACGGTGGGTACACCGGCAAGAATCTCCATGATTGG comes from Desulfocapsa sulfexigens DSM 10523 and encodes:
- a CDS encoding CBS domain-containing protein; this encodes METLQDIMTTPVLTITPDASVSHALGIFTDRALIQIRRVE
- a CDS encoding substrate-binding domain-containing protein, whose product is MLKKGIIFTAASLFAVTAVSNVQAAAGRDYISIVGSSTVYPFSTTVAEQFGKTTKFKTPKIESTGSGGGMKLFCAGSGIETPDITNASRRIKFSEYEKCQQNGVKEIIEVKIGYDGIVLANAKTAEQMKLSKKDIFLALAKDVPDPKGGETLVANPYMTWKEVNASLPDTKIEVLGPPPTSGTRDAFVELAMEGGCKKIDWIAALKKTDSKHYKAVCHTVREDGGYVEAGENDNLIVQKLEANPKAIGIFGFSFLDQNGDKIQGSIVDGEEPTFENIAAGNYAVSRPLYFYVKKSHMGVVPGMAEFLGEFSSDKAWGEEGYLADKGLIPMPEDERKQFASDIKSSKDLVLSK
- the pstB gene encoding phosphate ABC transporter ATP-binding protein PstB; its protein translation is MEKIERENRTTVGQQFVDDARMTCRDVNVYYGEKHAIRDVSIDVGRNEVLAMIGPSGCGKSTFLRCLNRMNDTVDSCRVEGKIILDELDIYDKAVDVVPLRAQVGMVFQKPNPFPKSIYDNVAYGPKIHGLATTRVELDEVVESSLKKAGLWKEVSDRLDQPGTGLSGGQQQRLCIARAIAVRPEVILMDEPCSALDPIATATIEDLIAELQEQYTIVIVTHNMQQAARVSQRTAYFHLGDLIEVGNTDRVFTNPRHRLTEDYITGRFG
- the pstA gene encoding phosphate ABC transporter permease PstA yields the protein MQVERKESTMDRVNVGLARRYRREKRFRLFGLGAIIASISFLGLLFVSIGANGWSAFQQAEILLDIHFDTEQFDVDNLSSANYGALVKNSMKGLFPDVKGRSDTRNLHKLASTGASYVLQKMVMKDTAIIGSTQKVWLPADDEVDMFLKGYISRDVPESDRRLNDKQVYWIDQLVAGGRLEKKFNTTFFSAGDSREPELAGIRGAAVGSFFTLAVTLLLAFPIGVATAVYLEEFAPRNRWTDLIEVNINNLAAVPSIVFGLLGLAVFLNVFGMPRSAPLVGGLVLTLMTLPTIIIASRASLKSVPPSIREAALGVGASKMQAITHHILPLALPGMMTGTIIGMAQALGETAPLLMIGMVAFIVDVPGAVTDPSTVLPVQIYLWADSPERAFVERTSAAIMVLLAFLISMNAVAVFLRKKFERRW
- a CDS encoding rubredoxin-like domain-containing protein, with product MKKWKCSVCGYIHEGDEPPEKCPLCGADREKFVEISSSEESIDEAAQIATEKEQVLTTAPPQEQLTLFEKVSDLLVKNHLHPISVHTPNGIIPVAVLLLVLGMLASSQGLANAAYYNMIAVLLSMPLVIFTGYVTWQKKYKGAKTSVFKIKIAASVVATVILFGLVIWKTIEPDVLITPSLDRWLFLIWSSFMLAAVGLAGHLGGQLVFAGKR